One genomic region from Campylobacter concisus encodes:
- the nikR gene encoding nickel-responsive transcriptional regulator NikR: MDSVIRFSVSLPSQLLDELDKKVSEQGYASRSEFTRDLIREKIVSDSWKDASEELIGVLTLIYMHHHNDLVNKKMDIEHSSDVKIICTNHVHVDHHNCLETISIRGEAGKIERFAERIAGLKGVKFSKLTKAAVPKF; this comes from the coding sequence ATGGATAGTGTTATACGTTTTAGTGTTTCTTTACCTAGTCAGTTACTAGACGAACTAGATAAAAAGGTTAGCGAACAAGGCTACGCTTCTAGGAGCGAATTTACGAGGGATCTGATACGCGAAAAGATCGTAAGTGATAGCTGGAAGGACGCTAGTGAGGAGTTGATCGGGGTTTTGACGCTCATTTATATGCATCATCACAACGATTTGGTGAATAAAAAGATGGATATAGAGCATAGCTCTGATGTGAAAATCATCTGTACAAACCATGTTCATGTCGATCATCATAACTGCTTAGAAACGATTTCAATAAGAGGCGAGGCTGGCAAAATTGAACGCTTTGCTGAAAGGATCGCCGGCTTAAAGGGTGTAAAATTTTCTAAACTCACAAAGGCTGCTGTTCCTAAATTTTAG
- the hypF gene encoding carbamoyltransferase HypF, protein MRSSFRYEIKGLVQGVGFRPFVYTLADKFKLVGEIYNDDEGVKLNFSGEEANFLAFEKELYEKLPALARIDELKKIKIDKIYEKLEIIASKSATKQAPILPDYALCDDCLCEFYDPTNPRYKYPFINCTNCGPRFSIIKALPYDRVNTTMNEFKMCKFCESEYKDPLNRRYHAEPISCPNCGPKLYLKDKFGKVLASKNEAAKEAAKLINEGKILAIKGLGGFHLVCDATNEDAVCELRARKHRPSKPFALMSKNLQNARKIAQISEAEAKLLNSNLKPIVLLEAKNGSNIAKSVAPNLNKLGVMLAFSGIHLLLFDYLLHDIIATSANISGEVVIKDEGELREKLGDVIDFYLDHDREIYSPSDDSIAFCAGDETIFTRTSRGLNPNFIHTNFKQKGTFLALGAELKSSFCIYKDGLLMISPYIGDLKNVATFDRFKDIFTLFYKTYNLKIDKVIADLHPNFLNTKWAKDQGFELVHLQHHYAHLLSVILENDLADKKYLGFCFDGTGYGEDGKIWGGEVFRLDKKSYERVYHFDEFSLFGGENSIKNIYLIAYSIILKYSLEDEASKFLVNFDEKMLANFKKMEQKGLNLVKTSSVGRIFDAFGAIICGLFHSSFEGESGMRLESLYDKNLDVCYKFSLDDGVIGFEEAFKSALKDEPRAAATAFINGLADIIFEISKKEKIEILLSGGVFQNKTLLELIYKKFTKSNLKFYINKKFCSNDSNVNLGQIYYYLSTFSNK, encoded by the coding sequence TTGAGATCAAGCTTTAGATATGAGATCAAAGGCTTAGTTCAAGGTGTGGGCTTTAGACCTTTTGTCTATACTTTGGCGGATAAATTTAAGCTAGTTGGTGAAATTTACAACGACGACGAGGGTGTGAAGCTAAATTTTAGCGGCGAAGAGGCTAACTTTTTGGCTTTTGAAAAAGAGCTTTATGAGAAGCTGCCAGCCCTTGCTAGGATTGATGAGCTAAAGAAGATTAAAATAGATAAAATTTATGAAAAGCTTGAGATCATCGCTTCAAAGTCAGCCACCAAACAAGCGCCTATTTTGCCTGATTACGCACTTTGTGATGACTGCTTGTGCGAGTTTTATGACCCCACAAATCCACGCTACAAATATCCATTTATAAACTGCACCAACTGCGGGCCTAGATTTTCGATCATCAAAGCGTTGCCTTATGACCGGGTGAATACGACGATGAATGAGTTTAAAATGTGCAAATTTTGCGAGAGCGAGTACAAAGATCCGCTTAATCGCCGCTATCACGCAGAGCCGATCTCTTGCCCAAACTGCGGACCAAAACTCTATCTAAAAGATAAATTTGGCAAAGTCTTGGCTAGTAAAAACGAAGCAGCCAAAGAGGCAGCTAAGCTCATAAACGAGGGCAAAATTTTAGCCATTAAAGGGCTTGGTGGCTTTCATCTAGTTTGCGACGCGACAAACGAAGACGCAGTTTGCGAGCTAAGAGCCAGAAAACACCGCCCAAGTAAGCCTTTTGCGCTGATGAGTAAAAATTTACAAAACGCCAGAAAAATAGCGCAAATTTCAGAGGCAGAGGCGAAGCTACTTAACTCAAATTTAAAACCCATCGTCTTGCTTGAAGCAAAAAATGGCTCAAATATCGCAAAAAGTGTCGCTCCAAATTTAAACAAGCTTGGCGTTATGCTTGCATTTAGTGGCATACATCTTTTGCTATTTGACTATCTTTTGCACGACATCATTGCAACTAGCGCAAACATATCAGGCGAAGTTGTAATAAAAGATGAGGGTGAGCTAAGAGAAAAGCTAGGTGACGTCATAGACTTTTACCTTGATCACGACCGAGAAATTTACTCGCCAAGTGACGATAGTATCGCATTTTGTGCTGGTGATGAGACGATTTTTACAAGGACAAGCCGTGGGCTAAATCCAAATTTCATTCATACAAATTTCAAGCAAAAAGGGACATTTTTAGCCCTTGGAGCGGAGCTAAAAAGCTCATTTTGTATCTATAAAGACGGGCTTTTGATGATTAGCCCGTATATTGGTGATCTAAAAAACGTAGCGACTTTTGATAGATTTAAAGATATTTTTACCCTTTTTTATAAGACTTACAACCTAAAAATAGACAAGGTCATAGCCGATCTGCATCCAAATTTTTTAAATACAAAATGGGCAAAGGATCAGGGCTTTGAGCTAGTTCATTTGCAGCACCACTACGCGCATTTGCTAAGCGTGATCCTTGAAAACGATCTAGCAGATAAAAAGTATCTTGGATTTTGTTTTGACGGCACTGGATACGGGGAGGATGGTAAAATTTGGGGTGGCGAGGTCTTTAGGCTTGATAAAAAGAGTTACGAGCGAGTTTATCATTTTGATGAATTTAGTCTATTTGGGGGCGAAAACAGCATCAAAAATATTTATCTAATCGCATATTCTATTATTTTAAAATACTCTCTTGAGGACGAAGCTAGTAAATTTTTAGTAAATTTTGATGAAAAAATGCTTGCAAATTTTAAAAAAATGGAGCAAAAAGGATTAAACTTAGTAAAGACTAGCTCAGTTGGTAGGATATTTGACGCATTTGGAGCGATTATTTGTGGGCTTTTTCACTCGAGTTTTGAGGGCGAGAGTGGTATGAGACTTGAATCACTTTATGATAAAAATTTAGATGTGTGTTATAAATTTAGCCTAGATGATGGAGTGATCGGCTTTGAAGAAGCTTTTAAAAGTGCTTTAAAAGATGAGCCAAGAGCGGCTGCAACGGCATTTATAAATGGCTTGGCTGATATTATTTTTGAAATTTCAAAAAAAGAAAAAATAGAAATTTTGCTAAGCGGTGGAGTTTTTCAAAATAAGACTTTACTCGAACTTATTTACAAAAAATTTACTAAATCAAATTTGAAATTCTATATCAATAAAAAATTCTGTAGCAACGATTCTAACGTAAATTTAGGGCAAATTTATTATTATTTATCCACATTTTCTAATAAGTGA
- a CDS encoding GDYXXLXY domain-containing protein translates to MKIKVLIVAVVFQISLIGIMLGYALMPLYFGQEVRVRVNLYDPRDLFRGNYVDLNYEFSNFHSRNFDENDEDDRYIDQYDERVRDGARVYAVLKPDVNGTYSFAKFSISKPDNGVFLAGRYDGYSLVKYGIEQFYMSPDSAAKAENEMREEDVNAYAVLMVMDNGKARLKDLIIQKSAGKNSKKLFGNENFDKLDDIRQKE, encoded by the coding sequence ATGAAGATAAAAGTATTAATAGTAGCTGTAGTTTTTCAAATTTCACTTATTGGCATTATGCTTGGCTACGCACTTATGCCACTTTATTTTGGGCAAGAGGTAAGAGTAAGGGTTAATCTTTATGATCCAAGAGATCTTTTTCGTGGAAACTATGTTGATTTAAACTATGAATTTTCAAATTTCCATTCAAGAAATTTTGACGAAAATGATGAAGATGACCGCTATATCGACCAATACGATGAGAGAGTAAGAGATGGGGCTAGAGTTTATGCTGTTTTAAAACCAGATGTTAATGGCACTTACAGCTTTGCTAAATTTAGTATAAGCAAGCCAGACAATGGAGTGTTTTTAGCTGGTAGATATGACGGCTACTCACTCGTAAAATACGGCATAGAGCAGTTTTATATGTCACCTGATAGTGCGGCTAAGGCAGAAAATGAAATGAGAGAAGAAGATGTTAATGCATATGCGGTTTTGATGGTGATGGATAATGGCAAGGCTAGATTAAAGGATCTAATAATTCAAAAGAGTGCCGGAAAGAATAGTAAAAAATTATTTGGTAATGAAAATTTTGATAAGCTGGATGATATTAGGCAAAAAGAGTAA
- a CDS encoding DUF2157 domain-containing protein has product MNFLNKIFLAKELDRWQSDGIVDKETAIKIANLYDIDPDAHSDKISFVLKLVAYLFFALAFFTLVGANWEEIPRLGRLALVLFVLGLVNFGGIYYLAKGKENLSTAMFFLGNFCFGAAIALIAQIYNISDEPSGGILLWSIGAFAVSFASKKGVLVAQSLIFATVWFFMVGYQGDFGFGFIIFIALGAYTLYKDDSKWLAFVLFVDIFIYIISFCGYISGLRAIFDYDFLFGLPMVAIVSLSYALLLIGISPLLDKFRVGLGAFTKEFGKNFGVFVLLFCLFLFEERNLFEVGDEELWFVKSFFKSNFGFVFILFSVAYFALFFKEKNKSGLLLGALLVSLPFVFSYGPGYANIFFSLANIITAAVLIKKGELKLGLCMIFLVAAVRYFQLIGDYIGATALFMVFAFIVLVVARKGCKK; this is encoded by the coding sequence TTGAACTTTTTAAATAAAATTTTTCTAGCAAAAGAGCTGGATCGGTGGCAAAGTGACGGTATAGTCGATAAAGAGACCGCTATAAAAATAGCAAATTTATATGACATCGACCCTGATGCTCATAGCGACAAGATAAGTTTTGTCTTAAAGCTCGTAGCATATCTATTTTTTGCGCTAGCTTTTTTTACGCTCGTTGGTGCAAACTGGGAAGAGATACCAAGACTAGGACGTTTAGCACTTGTATTGTTTGTACTTGGGCTTGTAAATTTTGGTGGAATTTACTATCTCGCAAAGGGAAAGGAAAATCTATCAACGGCGATGTTTTTTCTTGGAAATTTCTGCTTTGGTGCGGCGATTGCTCTTATTGCTCAAATTTATAACATTAGCGATGAGCCAAGCGGTGGTATTTTGCTTTGGAGTATCGGAGCGTTTGCAGTTTCTTTTGCTAGTAAAAAAGGTGTGTTGGTAGCCCAAAGCCTTATCTTTGCGACAGTTTGGTTTTTTATGGTGGGCTATCAGGGCGACTTTGGTTTTGGCTTTATCATTTTTATAGCACTTGGCGCATATACGCTTTACAAAGACGACTCGAAATGGCTTGCTTTTGTGCTTTTTGTAGATATTTTTATATACATCATTTCATTTTGCGGCTACATTAGTGGTCTTAGGGCGATATTTGATTATGACTTTTTGTTTGGACTTCCTATGGTTGCGATCGTATCGCTATCTTATGCACTTTTGCTTATTGGTATTTCGCCGCTACTAGATAAATTTAGAGTAGGGCTTGGCGCATTTACGAAAGAATTTGGTAAAAATTTTGGCGTTTTTGTGTTGTTATTTTGTCTATTTTTATTTGAAGAAAGAAATTTATTTGAGGTTGGAGATGAAGAGCTTTGGTTTGTGAAGTCGTTTTTTAAAAGCAATTTTGGCTTTGTCTTTATTTTATTTAGTGTTGCTTATTTTGCACTGTTTTTTAAAGAAAAAAACAAGAGTGGATTGCTGCTTGGGGCACTGCTCGTGTCGTTACCCTTTGTCTTTAGCTACGGTCCTGGCTACGCAAATATATTTTTTTCGCTCGCAAATATCATAACAGCTGCGGTTCTTATCAAAAAGGGTGAGTTAAAACTCGGTCTTTGTATGATATTTTTGGTTGCAGCCGTGAGGTATTTCCAACTCATAGGTGATTATATTGGTGCTACGGCGCTATTTATGGTGTTTGCTTTCATAGTGCTAGTTGTCGCTAGAAAAGGATGTAAAAAATGA
- the hypD gene encoding hydrogenase formation protein HypD — translation MDLINDFRDKNLILALSKLIQKESTKPLNIMEICGGHTHSIMKFALPSLVGEHINFIHGPGCPVCVMPKSRIDEACKLASMDNVIFCTLADMLRVPGSKTSLQKLRGEGHDIRALYTPLDALNIAQQNPDKKVIFFAIGFETTTPMSANLVEKVVEQGIKNLYFHINHVTVPAPVRAIMGDENVRIDAFLGPSHVSVITGSKIYKELADEFKRPIAISGFEPLDIMASVLNLVRQQNAGTHEVYNEYARAVKEEGNVKAKELIAKYFEPCDFVWRGLGEIAQSGMKLRDEFAYLDARVQFDCSVESAGESKACICGQILRGLAKPTECKVFGKVCNPQNPIGSCMVSSEGACAAYFKYARVG, via the coding sequence ATGGATCTTATCAATGACTTTCGCGATAAAAATTTAATCCTAGCCCTTTCAAAACTCATCCAAAAAGAGAGCACAAAGCCCCTAAATATCATGGAAATTTGTGGTGGTCACACGCATAGCATTATGAAATTTGCACTGCCAAGCTTGGTTGGAGAGCATATAAATTTCATCCACGGCCCAGGCTGTCCGGTCTGCGTGATGCCAAAGAGTCGCATAGATGAGGCCTGTAAGCTAGCTAGCATGGATAATGTGATCTTTTGCACGCTAGCTGACATGCTAAGAGTGCCTGGTTCAAAGACTAGCCTGCAAAAGCTTCGTGGCGAAGGGCACGACATAAGAGCACTTTACACGCCACTTGATGCGCTAAATATAGCACAACAAAATCCAGATAAAAAGGTCATATTTTTTGCCATAGGCTTTGAGACGACGACTCCGATGAGCGCAAATTTGGTTGAAAAAGTAGTTGAGCAGGGCATTAAAAATTTATACTTTCATATAAATCACGTAACCGTCCCAGCTCCAGTTAGAGCGATAATGGGCGATGAAAATGTAAGAATAGACGCATTTTTAGGCCCAAGTCACGTGAGCGTCATCACTGGTAGTAAAATTTACAAAGAGCTAGCAGATGAGTTTAAAAGACCGATTGCCATTAGCGGTTTTGAGCCGCTTGACATCATGGCAAGTGTCTTAAATTTAGTCCGTCAGCAAAATGCAGGCACACATGAAGTCTACAACGAGTACGCGAGGGCTGTCAAAGAAGAGGGTAATGTTAAGGCAAAAGAGCTCATAGCTAAGTACTTTGAGCCGTGCGATTTTGTCTGGAGAGGCCTTGGCGAGATAGCACAAAGTGGCATGAAGCTAAGAGACGAGTTTGCTTACCTTGACGCCAGAGTGCAGTTTGACTGCAGTGTAGAGAGCGCGGGCGAGAGCAAGGCTTGCATTTGTGGGCAAATTTTAAGAGGGCTAGCAAAGCCAACAGAGTGTAAAGTCTTTGGCAAGGTCTGTAACCCGCAAAATCCGATAGGATCGTGCATGGTCTCAAGCGAGGGCGCTTGTGCGGCATATTTTAAATACGCAAGAGTTGGTTAA
- the hypB gene encoding hydrogenase nickel incorporation protein HypB, with protein MCKDCGCSMGNHAHAHTHVDGTTHSHPHTHDGHTDHAHDAHEHSHEAHAHPVLNESKTIDVIEKILCENDKEAAHNRAHLDEKKILCVNLMSSPGAGKTTLLEATIKAGKFKIGVVEGDLETNQDADRIVKAGAKAHQISTGQTCHLDAFMVHEGLHYLPLNELDLVFIENVGNLVCPASYDVGSHFNAVLLSVPEGDDKVSKYPVMFRAADVLLITKASLAPHFDFDIERVKNDARKLNPKVDIFVIDSKTGEGIDKWISYLEFKKELR; from the coding sequence ATGTGCAAAGATTGCGGTTGCTCAATGGGTAATCACGCCCATGCCCACACTCATGTAGATGGCACCACTCACTCGCACCCACATACTCATGATGGGCATACGGATCACGCTCATGACGCACATGAGCATAGCCATGAGGCTCATGCACACCCTGTGCTAAACGAGAGCAAAACCATAGACGTGATAGAGAAAATTCTCTGTGAAAATGATAAAGAAGCTGCTCACAACAGAGCTCATCTTGATGAAAAAAAGATACTTTGTGTAAATTTGATGAGTAGCCCAGGCGCTGGTAAGACGACGCTTTTAGAGGCTACGATAAAGGCTGGTAAATTTAAAATAGGCGTTGTTGAGGGCGATTTGGAGACAAATCAAGATGCTGATCGCATAGTAAAAGCTGGTGCAAAGGCTCATCAGATAAGCACAGGTCAGACCTGTCACTTGGACGCATTTATGGTGCATGAAGGGCTTCATTATTTGCCGCTAAACGAGCTTGATCTAGTCTTTATAGAAAATGTTGGAAATTTAGTCTGTCCTGCAAGCTACGACGTTGGCTCACACTTTAACGCTGTGCTTCTTTCAGTGCCAGAGGGTGATGACAAGGTGAGCAAATATCCAGTGATGTTTAGGGCTGCTGACGTGCTTCTCATCACAAAAGCTTCGCTTGCGCCACACTTTGACTTTGACATCGAGCGAGTGAAAAACGACGCTAGAAAGCTAAATCCAAAGGTCGATATCTTTGTGATAGATAGCAAAACTGGTGAAGGCATTGATAAATGGATAAGTTATTTGGAATTTAAAAAAGAGCTAAGATAA
- a CDS encoding HypC/HybG/HupF family hydrogenase formation chaperone: MCLSIPSKVIEIDENNVATVETLGVTRKVSLDLISEEVKVGEYVLIHVGYAMQKIDTQFALESLEVYQKIADDMNAGKI, from the coding sequence ATGTGCCTCTCAATCCCTTCAAAAGTAATAGAAATAGATGAAAATAACGTTGCCACCGTTGAGACTCTGGGCGTTACTAGAAAGGTAAGCCTAGATCTCATCTCTGAAGAGGTAAAAGTGGGCGAATACGTGCTAATCCACGTAGGATACGCTATGCAAAAGATCGATACGCAGTTTGCGCTTGAGAGCTTAGAGGTCTATCAAAAGATCGCTGATGATATGAACGCGGGGAAAATTTGA